Proteins encoded in a region of the Isosphaeraceae bacterium EP7 genome:
- a CDS encoding DUF6655 family protein, which translates to MADLTRALIVALTLAPLGGCAGVTAKITGSARAGSEQLMLTGTANRAIDCVDFRPLAGARAYLDTSMLKADDAGWLQFNLRRSMARQGLLLVETRKDAQVVVEVAAAAYGTDEVDRRMNIPGANITPGLFPLATASMQTQAITRKSRQDAVVKLALAAYDVSSHRLVWESGDIVRAEALDRKFFGAAEISRKTTMHELEDYPRRSGL; encoded by the coding sequence ATGGCCGACTTGACGAGGGCCCTGATCGTCGCCCTGACGCTCGCGCCCCTGGGCGGCTGCGCGGGGGTGACGGCCAAGATTACCGGCTCAGCGCGGGCCGGTTCCGAGCAGTTGATGCTGACGGGCACCGCGAACCGCGCGATCGACTGCGTCGACTTCCGACCGCTGGCGGGTGCCCGGGCCTACCTCGATACGTCGATGCTGAAGGCCGACGATGCGGGCTGGCTCCAGTTCAACCTGCGTCGTTCGATGGCCAGGCAGGGCCTGCTCCTGGTCGAGACCCGCAAGGATGCGCAGGTCGTCGTCGAGGTCGCCGCGGCGGCCTACGGCACCGACGAGGTCGACCGCCGGATGAACATCCCGGGCGCCAACATCACCCCGGGCCTCTTCCCTCTGGCGACGGCCAGCATGCAGACGCAGGCGATCACCCGCAAGAGTCGCCAGGATGCCGTCGTCAAGCTTGCCCTGGCCGCCTACGACGTCTCCTCGCACCGACTCGTCTGGGAATCCGGCGACATCGTCCGCGCCGAGGCCCTCGACCGTAAGTTCTTCGGCGCGGCGGAGATCTCGCGCAAGACGACCATGCACGAGCTGGAAGACTACCCCCGACGCAGCGGCCTCTGA
- a CDS encoding DUF1501 domain-containing protein, giving the protein MVNLLAAKGLGVVSRRRLLQLGLAGMGGVPLLGLQRASGSGGGPGGTAKNCIYIFLCGGPSQLDLWDPKPDAAEGIRSVFKPIETNVPGIMFTELIPRLATHADKLAVIRSMNHGSVDHNYGIAHTLQGCKPSQPNDVFVARTDHPALGAILHKLKGDCGVLPPWVILPRPFTTLSPPHKGQSAGFLGAPFDPVALNEPKYDSLAPKTLKLDALELPEGVDARRYTGRRSLLAGIEPGNGLASKPEVHTRWDAYNNTAVEMLSGPACRRAFDLEREPVNVRDRYGRNEYGQSFLLARRLVESGVRMVNVFWTYFDPKGCQFNMWDNHGVTTEICGVGGILNGQQMLTHEYCAPSFDRSFSALLEDLDARGLLDETLVVVAGDFGRTPKINSMAGRDHWGSCYTQLMAGGGVRGGQVYGTSDKNAGYVKDRPVSPEDFAATILHAFGVDSDTMINDHLGRPLRVTEGHAITDLFS; this is encoded by the coding sequence GTGGTCAACCTGCTCGCCGCCAAGGGGCTCGGGGTCGTCAGCCGCCGCAGGCTTCTTCAACTCGGCCTGGCGGGGATGGGCGGGGTTCCCTTGCTGGGATTGCAGCGGGCTAGCGGGTCGGGCGGAGGGCCGGGCGGCACGGCCAAGAACTGCATCTATATCTTCCTGTGCGGCGGGCCGTCTCAGCTCGACCTCTGGGACCCCAAGCCCGACGCGGCCGAGGGGATTCGCAGCGTCTTCAAGCCGATCGAGACGAACGTCCCCGGGATCATGTTCACCGAGCTGATCCCCAGGCTCGCGACGCATGCGGACAAGCTGGCCGTGATCCGGTCGATGAACCACGGCAGCGTCGACCACAACTACGGCATCGCGCACACGCTGCAAGGCTGCAAGCCGTCGCAGCCGAATGACGTCTTCGTCGCCCGCACCGACCACCCGGCGCTCGGGGCCATTCTGCACAAGCTCAAGGGTGATTGCGGCGTGCTTCCCCCCTGGGTCATCCTGCCCAGGCCGTTCACCACGCTCTCGCCGCCGCACAAAGGGCAGTCGGCCGGCTTCCTCGGGGCTCCGTTCGACCCAGTGGCGCTCAACGAGCCCAAGTACGACTCGCTGGCCCCCAAGACGTTGAAGCTCGATGCGCTCGAATTGCCCGAGGGCGTCGACGCCCGCCGCTACACCGGCCGCCGGTCGCTGCTCGCGGGGATCGAGCCGGGCAACGGGCTTGCGTCGAAGCCCGAGGTGCACACGCGCTGGGATGCTTACAACAACACGGCCGTCGAGATGCTCTCCGGCCCCGCCTGTCGTCGGGCCTTCGACCTGGAGCGCGAGCCGGTCAACGTCCGCGACCGCTACGGTCGCAATGAGTACGGCCAGAGCTTCCTGCTGGCCCGTCGGCTCGTCGAGTCGGGCGTCCGGATGGTGAACGTCTTCTGGACCTACTTCGACCCCAAGGGTTGCCAGTTCAACATGTGGGACAACCACGGCGTGACGACCGAGATTTGCGGGGTCGGCGGGATCCTCAACGGCCAGCAGATGCTCACGCACGAATATTGCGCCCCGTCCTTTGACCGCTCGTTCTCGGCCCTGCTGGAAGACCTCGACGCCCGCGGCCTGCTCGACGAGACCCTGGTCGTCGTCGCCGGGGACTTCGGCCGGACTCCCAAGATCAACAGCATGGCGGGCCGCGACCACTGGGGCTCGTGCTACACCCAGCTCATGGCGGGCGGCGGGGTGCGCGGCGGCCAGGTTTACGGCACGAGCGACAAGAACGCGGGCTACGTGAAGGACCGGCCCGTCAGCCCCGAAGACTTCGCCGCGACCATCCTCCATGCGTTTGGCGTCGACTCCGACACCATGATCAACGATCACCTCGGCCGTCCCCTCCGCGTCACCGAGGGCCACGCCATCACGGACCTCTTCTCCTGA
- a CDS encoding DUF1801 domain-containing protein, which translates to MSRTPKHVTMNAVCNFEDENMEKSGESQGQSASELISKKIAELGDWRGDTLGRMRELIKEADPDVVEEWKWKGTPIWSHDGIICTGESYKNVVKLTFAKGASLTDPAHLFNSSLDGNTRRAIDIHVGEEVDESAFKALIGQAVALNRSGKSKPSK; encoded by the coding sequence GTGTCTCGAACCCCCAAGCATGTGACAATGAACGCAGTCTGCAACTTCGAGGATGAGAATATGGAAAAGTCGGGCGAGAGCCAGGGTCAGTCGGCATCGGAGCTCATCTCGAAAAAGATCGCCGAACTCGGTGACTGGCGAGGGGATACCCTCGGCAGAATGCGCGAGCTCATCAAGGAAGCCGACCCTGACGTCGTCGAGGAGTGGAAGTGGAAGGGCACGCCGATCTGGTCGCACGACGGCATCATCTGCACCGGCGAATCCTACAAGAATGTCGTGAAGCTGACCTTCGCCAAGGGCGCATCTCTGACGGATCCAGCCCATCTCTTCAATTCGAGTCTTGACGGAAACACACGCCGCGCGATCGACATCCACGTCGGAGAAGAGGTCGACGAGTCCGCCTTCAAGGCGCTCATTGGCCAGGCGGTCGCCCTCAATCGTTCCGGCAAGTCGAAGCCTTCGAAGTGA
- a CDS encoding aldo/keto reductase, giving the protein MSDSDEIPMDRRAFVQNGAAATVAATALSQAPTLAQDAKPGADKPVEIPRRMLGDTGVAVTILNGGTARAPDALDRLLRFEYSRGVRFFDTAATYGTEGGFKTWFAAMPEVRPQIFLATKDGVARPSDMIKRVDLRLEALGTDYIDLLYFHALSGKSVDYGLTRNEMDWPKSKEMKETIAALKKSGKVRFVGFATHDQLRAEQLEAAAEGGLMDAVMVAMNPWLEKDSPLNRAIDACYKKKIGLVAMKVVAGHLVISGFERSLKHLRLDAPVLKERGLNPYQGILQALWSDERIASVCVAMGNTDEVNQNTEAARRYQRMKPSEIQELRVAMLGAGPTMCAECDGRCELAAGTNARLGDLTRFLTYHEHHGARQHARDAYTKLTPGERDWSGADLEAARAACPTKLDFARLLPEVDRLLT; this is encoded by the coding sequence ATGTCCGATTCCGATGAAATCCCGATGGATCGTCGCGCGTTCGTCCAGAACGGTGCGGCCGCGACAGTCGCGGCGACGGCCCTGTCGCAAGCGCCGACTCTGGCTCAGGACGCCAAGCCGGGCGCCGATAAGCCGGTCGAAATCCCCAGGCGCATGCTGGGTGATACAGGTGTGGCGGTGACAATCCTGAATGGCGGAACCGCCCGCGCGCCCGACGCCCTCGACCGGCTCCTGCGGTTCGAGTACAGCCGCGGCGTCCGCTTCTTCGACACGGCGGCGACGTATGGGACGGAGGGTGGATTCAAGACATGGTTCGCCGCCATGCCTGAGGTTCGTCCCCAGATCTTTCTCGCCACGAAGGACGGCGTCGCGCGGCCCAGCGACATGATCAAGCGAGTCGACCTGCGGCTGGAGGCGCTCGGGACAGATTACATCGACTTGCTTTACTTCCATGCACTGTCAGGAAAATCGGTCGACTACGGGCTGACCCGCAACGAGATGGACTGGCCCAAGAGCAAGGAGATGAAAGAGACGATCGCCGCCCTCAAGAAAAGCGGGAAGGTGCGGTTCGTCGGTTTCGCGACCCATGACCAGCTCCGGGCCGAGCAGCTCGAGGCCGCAGCCGAGGGTGGCCTGATGGACGCCGTCATGGTCGCCATGAATCCGTGGTTGGAGAAGGATTCTCCACTCAACCGGGCCATCGACGCTTGCTACAAGAAGAAGATCGGCCTGGTGGCGATGAAGGTCGTGGCCGGTCACCTGGTCATCTCCGGCTTCGAGCGGAGCTTGAAGCATTTGCGGCTCGATGCCCCGGTCTTGAAGGAGCGAGGCCTCAACCCTTATCAAGGGATTTTGCAGGCCCTCTGGTCTGATGAGCGGATCGCCTCCGTCTGCGTGGCCATGGGGAACACCGACGAGGTCAACCAGAACACCGAGGCCGCCCGGCGTTACCAGCGCATGAAGCCATCCGAGATTCAGGAGTTGCGTGTCGCGATGCTGGGTGCCGGCCCGACGATGTGCGCGGAATGCGACGGCAGGTGTGAACTCGCCGCGGGCACGAACGCTCGCCTGGGCGACTTGACCCGCTTTCTCACGTACCACGAGCATCATGGCGCCCGCCAACACGCCCGTGATGCCTATACCAAGCTCACGCCGGGCGAGCGCGACTGGAGCGGCGCCGATCTCGAGGCCGCCAGGGCTGCCTGCCCGACCAAGCTCGACTTCGCCCGGCTCCTGCCCGAAGTGGATCGATTGCTGACCTGA
- a CDS encoding alpha/beta hydrolase codes for MARPSPRRTLMLAAFGLASIALNARSSDAAAPVTFPLWADGAPGAKGTESADIPKLTMHLPDPAKATGASVVVCPGGGYGGLAIGYEGHDVAEWFAKLGIAAGVLEYRLGPKYHHPVMLHDAQRAIRTLRARAGEWNLDPKRVAILGFSAGGHLASTAATHFDAGKPDAADPIDRQSSRPDRAILLYPVIAMATPYGHGGSLRNLLGDNPDPALVASLSNETQVTAETPPTFIAQTDADTAVPPENSLLFVLALRKAKVPSELHIFEKGRHGLGLGSGEPGFSTWPGLCEIWLKGQGFLDKAK; via the coding sequence ATGGCCCGACCCAGTCCGCGACGGACCCTGATGCTGGCCGCCTTCGGCCTCGCCTCGATCGCCCTGAACGCACGCTCCAGCGACGCCGCGGCGCCAGTCACGTTCCCGCTCTGGGCCGACGGCGCCCCGGGCGCCAAGGGGACCGAATCCGCCGACATCCCCAAGCTGACCATGCACCTGCCCGATCCCGCCAAGGCCACGGGTGCCTCGGTGGTCGTCTGCCCGGGCGGCGGCTACGGCGGCCTGGCCATTGGCTATGAAGGGCACGACGTCGCCGAGTGGTTCGCCAAGCTGGGCATCGCCGCCGGCGTCCTTGAATATCGGCTGGGGCCGAAATATCACCACCCAGTCATGCTCCATGACGCCCAGCGTGCCATCCGCACCTTGCGTGCCCGCGCCGGTGAGTGGAACCTCGACCCCAAGCGGGTCGCCATCCTCGGCTTCTCCGCCGGCGGCCACCTCGCCTCAACCGCCGCCACCCACTTCGACGCCGGCAAGCCTGACGCCGCCGACCCGATCGATCGCCAGAGCAGCCGGCCCGACCGCGCGATCCTGCTCTACCCCGTCATCGCGATGGCCACCCCCTACGGCCACGGAGGCTCGCTCCGTAACCTTCTGGGCGACAACCCCGACCCCGCCCTGGTGGCCAGCCTGTCCAACGAGACCCAGGTGACCGCCGAGACCCCGCCCACCTTCATCGCCCAGACCGACGCCGACACCGCCGTCCCCCCCGAGAACAGCCTCCTGTTCGTGCTGGCCTTGCGCAAGGCCAAGGTTCCCAGCGAACTGCACATCTTCGAGAAGGGCCGCCACGGCCTGGGCCTGGGCAGCGGAGAGCCCGGCTTCAGCACCTGGCCGGGCCTCTGCGAGATCTGGCTGAAGGGGCAAGGGTTCCTCGACAAGGCGAAGTGA
- the groL gene encoding chaperonin GroEL (60 kDa chaperone family; promotes refolding of misfolded polypeptides especially under stressful conditions; forms two stacked rings of heptamers to form a barrel-shaped 14mer; ends can be capped by GroES; misfolded proteins enter the barrel where they are refolded when GroES binds) translates to MLAYDEEARQKLANGVSKLARAVKSTLGPRGRNAVIDKGWGSPTVTKDGVTVAEEIELTDPYENMGAQLVKEAASKTSDAAGDGTTTATVLAEVIFKEGLKALAAGADPMALKRGIDKAVTAVVEHIKGQSKKVSGKKEITEVAAIASNNDLVIGSKLADAFEKVGTDGVITVEEGKAAETTVDVVEGMQFDRGYLSPHFVTDQDRMEVVLEDPYILIYEEKISTPKVLIPLLEQIARANKPLVVIAEDVEGEALATLVVNKLRGILQVAAVKAPGYGDRRKAMLGDIAILVGGKAIFKDLGIELEAVTLDDLGRARKVTITSENTTIVEGIGSADELKGRVESIRREIGTTESEYDKEKLQERLAKLAGGVAQINVGAATETEMKERKALVEDALHATRAAIEEGVVPGGGTALIRAAKALDGLKLEGDEAIGISIIRRALEQPARNIAENAGIDGSIVVAKIQKSADPHFGYNADNGTFVDMFASGIVDPAKVTRSALQNAASVAALLLTTEAIIVEKKVKKAPGGDHHDHDHGGGMGGMGGMGGMGGMGGMM, encoded by the coding sequence ATGTTGGCCTACGATGAGGAGGCCCGCCAGAAGCTGGCCAATGGCGTGTCCAAGCTGGCCCGGGCGGTCAAGAGCACGCTCGGCCCTCGCGGCCGCAATGCCGTGATCGACAAGGGCTGGGGCAGCCCCACCGTGACCAAAGACGGCGTCACCGTGGCCGAAGAAATCGAGCTGACCGACCCCTACGAGAACATGGGGGCCCAGCTCGTCAAGGAGGCCGCCAGCAAGACCTCCGACGCGGCCGGCGACGGCACGACGACGGCGACCGTGCTGGCCGAGGTCATCTTCAAGGAAGGCCTGAAGGCCCTGGCCGCCGGCGCCGACCCGATGGCCCTGAAGCGTGGCATCGACAAGGCGGTCACCGCCGTCGTCGAGCACATCAAGGGCCAGTCGAAGAAGGTCTCCGGCAAGAAGGAGATCACCGAGGTCGCCGCCATCGCCTCGAATAACGACCTGGTCATCGGCAGCAAGCTCGCCGATGCCTTCGAGAAGGTCGGCACCGACGGCGTCATCACGGTCGAGGAAGGCAAGGCCGCCGAGACCACCGTCGACGTCGTCGAGGGGATGCAGTTCGACCGCGGCTACCTCAGCCCCCACTTCGTCACCGACCAGGACCGGATGGAGGTCGTCCTCGAGGACCCCTACATCCTGATCTACGAGGAGAAGATCAGCACCCCCAAGGTGTTGATCCCGCTGCTCGAGCAGATCGCCCGCGCCAACAAGCCGCTGGTGGTCATCGCCGAGGACGTCGAGGGCGAGGCCCTGGCCACCCTGGTCGTCAACAAGCTCCGCGGCATCCTCCAGGTCGCGGCCGTCAAGGCCCCCGGCTACGGCGATCGTCGCAAGGCCATGCTCGGCGACATCGCCATCCTGGTCGGCGGCAAGGCGATCTTCAAGGACCTCGGCATCGAGCTTGAAGCCGTCACCCTGGATGACCTGGGCCGTGCCCGCAAGGTGACCATCACCAGCGAGAACACGACCATCGTCGAGGGCATCGGCTCGGCCGACGAGCTCAAGGGCCGGGTCGAGTCGATCCGCCGCGAGATCGGCACGACCGAGAGCGAGTACGACAAGGAGAAGCTCCAGGAGCGCCTGGCCAAGCTGGCCGGCGGCGTGGCGCAGATCAATGTCGGTGCCGCCACCGAGACCGAGATGAAGGAGCGCAAGGCCCTCGTCGAGGACGCCCTGCACGCCACCCGCGCCGCCATCGAAGAGGGCGTTGTCCCCGGCGGCGGAACAGCCCTCATCCGCGCCGCCAAGGCGCTCGACGGCCTGAAGCTCGAGGGCGACGAGGCCATCGGCATCAGCATCATCCGCCGGGCGCTCGAGCAGCCCGCCCGCAACATCGCCGAGAACGCCGGCATCGACGGCTCGATCGTCGTGGCCAAGATCCAGAAGTCGGCCGACCCCCACTTCGGCTACAACGCCGATAACGGCACCTTCGTGGATATGTTCGCCTCGGGCATCGTCGACCCCGCCAAGGTCACCCGCTCGGCGCTGCAGAACGCCGCCAGCGTCGCGGCCCTGCTGCTGACGACCGAGGCCATCATCGTCGAGAAGAAGGTCAAGAAGGCCCCCGGCGGCGACCACCACGACCATGACCACGGCGGTGGCATGGGCGGGATGGGTGGCATGGGCGGGATGGGTGGCATGGGCGGCATGATGTGA
- the groES gene encoding co-chaperone GroES yields the protein MAKIRPLEDRVVIIQIEAEEKTAGGIVLPDTAKEKPQRGKVISVGPGKMLDSGERAPVGVVEGDEVLFGKYSGTDIKVDGEEVKILRETDILAKIVK from the coding sequence ATGGCCAAGATTCGCCCGCTGGAAGACCGCGTCGTCATCATCCAGATCGAAGCCGAAGAGAAGACCGCCGGCGGCATCGTCCTGCCGGACACCGCCAAGGAGAAGCCCCAGCGCGGCAAGGTCATCTCCGTCGGCCCCGGCAAGATGCTCGACTCCGGCGAACGCGCCCCGGTCGGCGTCGTCGAGGGGGACGAGGTCCTCTTCGGCAAGTATTCCGGCACCGACATCAAGGTTGACGGCGAGGAAGTCAAGATCCTCCGCGAAACCGACATCCTGGCGAAGATCGTCAAGTAA
- the groL gene encoding chaperonin GroEL (60 kDa chaperone family; promotes refolding of misfolded polypeptides especially under stressful conditions; forms two stacked rings of heptamers to form a barrel-shaped 14mer; ends can be capped by GroES; misfolded proteins enter the barrel where they are refolded when GroES binds) encodes MAKQLLFSDAARRKMFDGVDILARAVGTTLGPTGRNVIINKSFGGPTVTKDGVTVSKEIELDDPFENMGAKLVNVVASKTSDVAGDGTTTATILARAIYREGLRNITSGANPTAVRRGIEKAVEAAVKELSEKISRPVSKKEEIAQVGTISANNDATIGSMLADAVERVGRDGVITVEEGKSGVTTLEFVEGMQFDKGYLSPYFVTSPTTMEVIFDDALILLFEKKISNLRELIPLLEKVAQSGRPLLIVAEDVDGEALATLVVNKLRGILNIAAVKAPGFGDRRKAMLGDMAVLTGGTVVSEDLGLKLENLQVSQLGQAKQIKVGKDSTTLIQGAGQKADIQKRIDQLRRQIEETESEYDKEKFQERLAKLSGGVALINVGAATEAEMKELKARVEDALHATRAAAEEGIVPGGGTALLRVAPAVEKVMASLSGDEKLGAAIVLRALEEPVRHIAENSGHDGAVIADEVKAATGATGYNANTGEYVDMFAAGIVDPTKVTRSALQNAASIAALMLTTEAMITNIKEDEEKGSQRVEGSVR; translated from the coding sequence GTGGCCAAGCAACTGCTCTTTTCCGACGCCGCCCGGCGCAAGATGTTCGACGGCGTCGACATCCTGGCCCGCGCCGTCGGCACGACGCTCGGCCCGACCGGCCGCAACGTCATCATCAACAAGTCCTTCGGCGGCCCGACGGTCACCAAGGACGGCGTGACGGTCTCCAAGGAGATCGAACTGGACGACCCGTTCGAGAACATGGGCGCCAAGCTCGTGAACGTCGTCGCCAGCAAGACCTCCGACGTGGCCGGCGACGGCACCACGACGGCGACCATCCTGGCCCGGGCCATCTATCGCGAAGGCCTGCGCAACATCACCTCGGGCGCCAACCCGACGGCCGTCCGCCGCGGCATCGAGAAGGCCGTCGAGGCCGCCGTCAAGGAGCTGTCCGAGAAGATCTCTCGGCCCGTCTCCAAGAAGGAAGAGATCGCCCAGGTCGGCACCATCTCGGCCAACAACGACGCGACGATCGGCTCGATGCTGGCCGACGCCGTCGAGCGAGTCGGCCGCGACGGCGTGATCACAGTTGAAGAGGGCAAGTCGGGCGTCACCACCCTCGAGTTCGTCGAGGGGATGCAGTTCGACAAGGGGTACCTCAGCCCCTACTTCGTCACCAGCCCGACGACGATGGAAGTCATCTTCGACGACGCCCTGATCCTCCTCTTCGAGAAGAAGATCAGCAACCTTCGCGAGCTGATCCCCCTGCTGGAGAAGGTCGCCCAGTCGGGCCGGCCCCTCCTGATCGTCGCCGAAGATGTTGACGGCGAGGCCCTGGCGACCCTGGTCGTCAACAAGCTCCGCGGCATCCTCAACATCGCCGCGGTCAAGGCCCCCGGGTTCGGCGACCGCCGCAAGGCGATGCTCGGCGACATGGCCGTCCTGACCGGCGGCACCGTGGTCAGCGAGGACCTGGGCCTGAAGCTGGAGAACCTCCAGGTCAGCCAGCTCGGCCAGGCCAAGCAGATCAAGGTGGGCAAGGACAGCACGACCCTGATTCAGGGCGCCGGCCAGAAGGCCGACATCCAGAAGCGGATCGACCAGCTGCGCCGCCAGATCGAAGAGACCGAGAGCGAGTACGACAAGGAGAAGTTCCAGGAGCGCCTGGCCAAGCTCTCCGGCGGCGTTGCCCTGATCAACGTGGGCGCGGCCACCGAGGCCGAGATGAAGGAGCTGAAGGCACGCGTCGAGGACGCCCTTCACGCCACCCGCGCCGCGGCCGAAGAGGGGATCGTCCCGGGCGGCGGCACCGCCCTGCTCCGCGTCGCCCCGGCCGTCGAGAAGGTCATGGCGTCGCTCTCCGGCGACGAGAAGCTGGGCGCCGCCATCGTCCTGCGTGCCCTCGAGGAGCCGGTCCGGCACATCGCCGAGAACTCCGGCCACGACGGCGCCGTCATCGCCGACGAGGTGAAGGCCGCGACCGGCGCGACCGGCTACAACGCCAATACCGGCGAATATGTTGACATGTTCGCCGCCGGCATCGTCGACCCGACGAAGGTGACCCGCTCGGCCCTGCAGAACGCCGCGTCCATCGCCGCGCTCATGCTGACCACCGAGGCCATGATCACCAACATCAAGGAAGACGAAGAGAAAGGCTCGCAGCGAGTCGAAGGCTCCGTCCGCTGA
- the dnaJ gene encoding molecular chaperone DnaJ: MATKRDFYEVLQIKRDAGADDIKRAYRQLALKYHPDKNPNDPEAETRFKELAEAYEVLSDTGKRQRYDRYGPAGLDGAATHNFNNAEDIMSAFSEIFGGGGGGLFGDMFGARKQRGPRAGSDLLMKLTIDLEESARGATKVVEVSRRKPCEDCKGSGARKGTVATTCSYCGGQGQVVQSRGFFQVATTCPACGGEGVRITDPCPTCRGQGHVPEVAQLKIDIRPGVDTGTRLRLPNHGELGDPGGPRGTLYIQIEVRKHALFERQGNDLVCQVPISFPQAALGAEIDVPTLDGPDHLKIPKGTQTSDILRMRGRGMPDINGRGRGDQLVEIFVETPKHLSARQEELLRELAELEHSDVSSKRKGFLEKVRDYFTEEADDVAE, translated from the coding sequence ATGGCGACCAAGCGCGATTTCTACGAAGTCCTCCAGATCAAGCGCGACGCGGGCGCCGATGATATCAAGAGAGCCTACCGGCAACTGGCCCTGAAGTATCACCCGGACAAGAACCCCAACGACCCCGAGGCCGAGACCCGGTTCAAGGAACTGGCCGAGGCGTACGAGGTCCTCTCCGACACCGGCAAGCGCCAGCGGTACGACCGCTACGGCCCCGCCGGGCTCGACGGCGCCGCCACGCACAACTTCAATAATGCCGAAGACATCATGTCGGCCTTCTCCGAGATCTTCGGCGGGGGGGGCGGCGGGCTCTTCGGCGACATGTTCGGCGCCCGGAAGCAGCGCGGCCCGCGCGCCGGCTCCGACCTGCTGATGAAGCTGACGATCGACCTGGAGGAGTCCGCCCGGGGCGCCACCAAGGTCGTCGAGGTCTCCAGGCGCAAGCCTTGCGAGGACTGCAAGGGCTCTGGCGCCCGCAAGGGGACCGTCGCGACGACCTGCTCGTATTGCGGCGGCCAGGGCCAGGTCGTCCAGTCTCGAGGGTTCTTCCAGGTGGCCACCACCTGCCCGGCCTGCGGCGGCGAGGGGGTGCGGATCACCGACCCCTGCCCCACTTGCCGAGGCCAGGGGCATGTCCCCGAGGTGGCCCAGCTCAAGATCGACATCCGGCCGGGCGTCGACACCGGGACCCGCCTGAGGCTGCCCAACCACGGCGAGCTCGGCGACCCGGGCGGCCCGCGCGGCACGCTCTACATCCAGATCGAGGTGCGCAAGCACGCCCTCTTCGAGCGCCAGGGCAATGACCTGGTCTGCCAGGTGCCCATCAGCTTCCCCCAGGCCGCCCTCGGCGCCGAGATCGACGTCCCCACGCTCGACGGCCCCGATCACCTGAAGATCCCCAAGGGAACCCAGACCTCCGACATCCTGCGGATGAGGGGCCGGGGGATGCCCGACATCAATGGACGGGGGCGCGGCGACCAGCTCGTCGAGATCTTCGTCGAGACCCCCAAGCACCTCTCGGCCAGGCAGGAAGAGCTCCTGCGAGAACTCGCCGAGCTGGAACACTCCGACGTCTCGTCCAAGCGAAAAGGGTTCCTGGAGAAGGTCCGCGACTACTTCACCGAGGAAGCCGACGACGTCGCCGAATGA
- the grpE gene encoding nucleotide exchange factor GrpE: MADPIQNDTNDETQATGDVGALQRERDELIEQLQRSRADSANFQKRIRAQAEADQLYAMGPLALDLVSVLDNFDRAIDAARSAGASTIVDGLELVHKQMIAALGKHGIVPIPALGQPFDPNVHDAIMQQPDAHHPEGTVVGEMGKGYRIRDRVLRPSKVAVSVIPQA, from the coding sequence ATGGCCGACCCAATTCAGAACGACACCAACGACGAGACCCAGGCGACCGGCGACGTCGGGGCGCTGCAGCGCGAGCGCGACGAGCTGATCGAACAGCTCCAGCGGTCCCGGGCCGACTCCGCCAACTTCCAGAAGCGCATCCGGGCCCAGGCCGAAGCCGACCAGCTTTACGCCATGGGCCCCCTGGCGCTCGACCTGGTGTCCGTCCTCGACAACTTCGATCGGGCCATCGACGCCGCCCGGTCCGCCGGGGCGTCGACCATCGTCGACGGCCTGGAGCTGGTCCACAAGCAGATGATTGCCGCGCTCGGCAAGCATGGGATCGTGCCGATCCCGGCGCTCGGCCAGCCGTTCGACCCCAACGTCCACGACGCCATCATGCAGCAGCCCGACGCCCATCACCCCGAGGGGACCGTCGTCGGCGAGATGGGCAAGGGCTATCGCATCCGCGACCGCGTCCTGCGTCCCTCCAAGGTCGCCGTCTCGGTCATCCCCCAAGCCTGA
- a CDS encoding FmdB family zinc ribbon protein translates to MPTYDYICDACGHEFEAFESIKADSQVDCPTCHEPKLRRKIGGGGAIIFKGSGFYQTDYRSDSYKKSAQADSAASTPPPAPKSDSSGGSTSGGSSGGSTSGGSSSGSTK, encoded by the coding sequence ATGCCCACTTATGATTACATCTGCGACGCCTGCGGACACGAGTTCGAGGCGTTCGAGTCCATCAAGGCCGACTCCCAGGTCGACTGCCCCACCTGCCACGAGCCCAAGCTGAGGCGCAAGATCGGCGGCGGCGGGGCGATCATCTTCAAGGGGTCGGGCTTCTACCAGACCGACTACCGCAGCGACTCTTACAAGAAGAGCGCCCAGGCCGACAGCGCCGCCAGCACGCCGCCCCCCGCGCCCAAGTCCGACTCGTCGGGCGGGTCGACGTCCGGCGGATCATCGGGCGGGTCGACTTCCGGCGGGTCATCGAGCGGGTCGACCAAATGA